The segment cgagatgatttgaaatttttttcatcCAATGGTTATATTTTCGAATGTCATGTTATTAAAAACTTGAGGCTAATTCCATCCTGTAATTTATGACTATAGTTATAATTATCTTAGACCTTAGCGGCGCTATAATCAGACTTGATAACTATTAAAAAGTGTGTGACTCTTATTTTCACATATgacaatttaagaaaatttatgaTCTAGAAAgctatatcataaaaaaaatggaagaataattgaaaaataataagaatattttgaaatatctcAACCCTACCACAAAGTTTTACCaatctattttctttatatagATATGAGCTATATGATACATGGAAAATACAATTATTGTAAGTAGTTAGGGGTGAACTAATATCGAATTTTAAAGGGAATAATCAATGGATGatatcttttttactttttttcttttatcactAAAAGTGCATTCATTGTAGACTAAAACACATTAAATAGAGTTTTATATCCTTTCCTCATACATGGTCCCTCATTTTCTTCCAAATTATTAATCTTCCTCCCATATTATAAGTCACCTCCTTCTAAAAATAATTGGatcataatatatgttattttataaaagttatgtataaaataatatattttgcttattaaatctttattgattaattaattaatcttgaaaatatatttactttgaCTAATCTTAAAAATctataactaattaaataagggcataaaaataaaattatcttatttcTTATTGCAAGTACAAATGAAAAAAGTGACTTATAAtatgggacggagggagtaattaataatttatctgTCTAATACTCCCTCCATTACATAATAACTTAagctttgagtttttttttctttccaattttcaaattaacttattgttttaaattttcaagactatttttaaaattgtctTCTAATTTTACCCATCAAGTTAGTATTGGAAttagttattataattaatgtttagttatttttgaCAATAATTGATAAggacaaaaatgaaaaattatgttcaATTTATGTCCTAACCTACTTTTCTTAAAGGGTGTGAAACACCTAAAagcttgagttattatgaaatAGAGGGAGTAATACTTATTCATTATTGATTTTACATACTTCctccgtctcattttatatgttatatttttactttgcagttgcattaaaaaatgatgtaactttaccattttaccttgatttatattttttggaacTCATGCAAGCTTTCAatcaatgaatatgaattaatttatcttgattaattaataaaacgaTGAatcattttcttagtttttctaTGTTGGTCAAATGTATATTTTCAAGGCTAATTACTCACAAAGGTAAAGGGAACTTTTTCTATGGTAatttatgcattgattttatgaaGTGACAAGTATTATAGaccaactatttatagaaaggGATGTCATTATAAAATGGGATGGGGGAGTACTTCTTAAGAAACTATAGTGGTGATTGGGTCAAGTTCTTATTTTTAGTAGAGTATACATAGAACAACAATTATCATTTGAATAGTGAGATAGCGTCATTCGAGATATTGCATGGTAGGACATATTGATAtccaaaagataaatatgatgTATTGAGCTGATTGGGTTGTGGGACACTGATCGATTGAGAAAATTCTTATATAAGGTCAAGTTCTTCAAGATAGGTTTCTCATCGCTTAAAAACAGGTGAgagttatacaaattaaaaaggtTCGTGATTTATAGTTCATGATTGGAGAACATGTTTTGTTAAAGGTTTCACTCATAAAAGGTGTGATGAGATtcaaaaagaaaggaaagttgaacttgagttatattgttttttttttattgttgagtGTAATAGTAATGTTTTTGATATTGAAGAAGTATCATCTGGATGATCAGGCTACTAAGGAGTACAATTCAAACATATAGACCAGATATCTCTAACTTTTTGAGCGTCTATTGATATCCTATTATTTTaccgttcgaggacgaacgtttGTTTTAGTGGTAGAtgatgtaacgacccgctaggtcgttttgaaaactaggactagtttgactccatttaaaaatttaaaggggtatttttaaactattagataactatgagtacccaattgatgaaacttttattaaataagtaatatagataataggttagtggggtttcacggttaataaactcttgtttaaaaaaaaaaatggatgcgAAACCTTACCACAGGCGACCAGCGAGAGGGAGAAAAATCATAGCCATTGTTCAGGTAAAGATATGAGATATTCGttcttttcaattctatatatagtaatatattgtCGGAGTGCTTgggattatgttattattttatgctatATTGATAATGGGTGATAAGAAATAATGGGTAAGTTGGTGatgattactaaattatattacattgttAGCAATTGGGTtagtattcaaaaatatatatatatatataaaaatcgaTCGAAGTCGAATAGTTGAATGGCTGCAGGTTAATGTTTTCTGTGATTTTgtcaaaagaatttattatatatattgttagtttCAGAATGGTAGGAATAAGATTGAGCCAATCATTGTCAATGATTGCCAATGATtggaatttgataaatattctagaaaattGGCACTTGTTTACAAATGGGTTtctgcaaaaaataaaaataataataatgtatacaatgataatagattttttaattggtaattaattattaggtgttattttatatgatctaacattgaattttagtccatttgaagaggttagagttaagttcttggcttgaaatttagcaagtatgaaaaatttggcatgccaatatatatcaagatttggagtttgttgaaaaatatgagtgagttttagcgtctatgatagacatataataatttgaatgtctacaaaaattgcttacttacgaatattgcaaaattggtagattgggaacgttccgaaaccttgcgaaaaggaaaggaaaaatcttaaaagattcgTGGCACAAGCTCGGcatctaaggtatgttaagactttttagacttgttgaaggacgttttcctaattaaagattaaaaaaaatgaaaatagacaagGGGTAAGGGGGAAAGATggtggtctcgtatcaatggtgtgacgggcattggtacgagtaccggtgttataaaaaggaaaagtactattatagaatgtggactgaaatttgagaatgccaaagcatatgggcattagctgatatattattgacttgaattccttgtgtgattgtgttttatttatttcacccgtatagttgtgattattgaggtggttatgtattatgttcatattgattgattgagatgcatcatcatcccctatattgaaataatattgtgcacGTGCAtagacatgagattgagtataagttgggcacgtggagatcgtccgtgctggggatggtgagatgttaagattgtaatttgggcacgtggagaccgtccgtgcgaaaattgtttgatattatgatagtgcgttgagatcgtccgcacagacacgtggagatcgtccgtgtcggtatatggacctcgcgagtcccccatgggtcatgaactctcgatgtatttccgaggagtatcatgtatatacggttgagtgagtactgggtattctgagacatatcattacatggtatcatattgcattgcatttcatcccatcattcattcttgatgattttatgtttcgtttggtgtttggaaaatacttaatgttgatttcctttattgatgaaacttaaatagtaagtttaatatatatatatatatatatatatatacttgtataatctaagaatttattttcttatataactcccgtcactacttcttcgttgtcggtcaatgagacatactgggtacacgtggtttcgtactcatactacacttgctgcacttttgtggtgcagattgagTGATTGACTTTCAATTTGGGAACGTTCTTCGAGATTGGATATGAGTTTGAattatcttggagttgtggtgtgcTGTTTGGGATATTCTGCGGCCCACACCTTCAGTCTACCTctatttattaggttattttgttatgctgataggataattcttatgtttagatttttatattagtttggaattgtatcatattgtagaagctcttgtacttatgacactaaatcttggggtagttttatttatattccgcatttatttgaatacttagtatgttagatattagtttgatacttatctttctcacgtttaagttgaattggtgatacttgttgggttggcttacctatcggttgggaacataggtgccatcacgactcgtgatttttgggtcgtgacaacttcttaagaaactataaataaagggataattttactatatcactctttcaattaaataaagggataattgtatagaatgacaaactaataaataaaataaatatagtagctaccgtttgatttatttgtgttctaTCGCAAACTGTGTGTTAGTCCCGctctccctcatattctcgctcgccactctccctctctcacTCGCTTCCTTCACTcacctctctcgctttatacaatagaattgtataaattctgtttctaattgtataaagcgagagaaaaattgtatatatacacatgcaaattcATAAATCTccgtcttatacacttataattatacaataaaagtatttcactgcccaagtctcttttttctttctctctatctcattttatacaaattcaaattgtatataatttttctctttctcgttttatacaattagattcaattgtatattccctgcccaagtctcttttgcctttctccctttctcgttttatacaaattcaaattgcagTTTTCGTTTGTCTTCTCTCgttctcactttatacaaacagtgATTATACAATtgctcgctttatacaaacagagattttacaattcattcttttgtatatgtatatcaaaatatacatattaatagtcataacaaacataaagtTTTCTATCAAGCGCAATTATACCAACTATAAttattaacatataaatatgatttttatgttttgttaaaCCTAAAATTTACTCTAAAAAATCGTTTAGTTGACTAACTGAACTTAAAATACACTCCAGTCTGCCACATGACATATCAAGTGGTCTCAAACTCTTGTAGGAACGTGAGACTCTTAATAAAATGTCAAAAGAAGTGTTCAAAACACCCCTAAAGTTGATGAGAATTTGGGATTGTATATCACTGATGTGGCAAGATAAGGGTATATATGTTTAAGTTCAATTTGTCAAGTAGTGAGTAGTTTTAATGTTGTCAATAATTCGGAGACAAACCTATTAATTCACACCAAATTTAGAGATATTTGAAATACCTTTCTctctatattattaaaaaatatgaaaagagcTAAATgtctagaaaaataaaaaaactataatatttttttattttataataaactgatgttttttccattttatagttaaaaggtattaaaattaaaataacataaataaaatatcgtTCTGTCCAAATATTTTAGccaaaattttttttccttataatatCTCACTTTCGTATAAACTTGATGTgtaattaaatgtaaaaatgCACGTTTTGGTATAAACTTGATGTgtaattaaatgtaaaaatgCACGTTTTGGCCTATAAATGACTAGTCTTTAATTTTGGCCTATAAATGactaatctttaatttttattagtcAATCATTGTAGCATATCTTATTTCGAAGCAGAAAAAGTATATGAGCATTATTACTCTTTGATTCATGTGGACATCATACCTTTTTtgttagaaaatatttcaaccttttataatgaattttcttaatacaaattcaaaatctattttaattttaatataaatatcaaactttaaataaaataaatatcgaaAAAACAAAGCATATATAGTATCATATAGAATCTCGTGATAAGTTTTGCTAGTTGTTGGCCATTACGTGGACTATATTTAACAATAAatgatctctttatttttaacaagtatgattaataattaattgaaattagTGAGTTTGAAATTTGACTTCCATTTAGCCTATTAGCAAACCTTTAAagtcaattcaaaattaaaagttgTTGATTTTTAATCATGTTTATGAATCACACGTGATAAAAAGGTCAAAATCAACTGTCtcccaaataatttttataaactcgagatgatttgaaatttttttcatcCAATGGTTATATTTTTGAATGTCATGTTATTAAAAACTTGAGGCTAATTCCATCATGTAATTTATGACTATAGTTATAGTTATATAAGACCCTTAGCGGAGCTATAATCAGACTTGATAACTATTAAAAAGTGTGTGACTCTGATTTTCACATATGACGATTTGAGAAAATTTATGATCTAGAAAGCTATATCATGAAAAAATTGGAAGAATAATTGAAAGataataagaatattttgaaatatctcAACCCTACCACAAAGTTTTACCAACCTATTTTCTTTATATAGATTATGAGCTATATGACACATGGAAAATACAATTATAGTAAGTAGTTAGGGGTGaattaatattgaattttaaagGGAATAATCAATGGATGatatcttttttactttttttcttttatcactAAAAGTGCATTCATTGTACACTAAAACACATTAAATAGAGTTTTATATCCTTTCCTCGTACATGGtcccttattttctttttcgtCCTATATTATAAGTCACCTCCTCCTAAAAATAATTGgatcataatatatattattttattaaatttatgcataaaatatcattttttgttcattatattcttattgattaataaattaatcttgaaaatacATTAACTTTGATTAATCTTGAAATTctataactaattaaattaggGCATAGAAAAAAAGTGATagatatttatgttgataagATGTTAAAGAAAGGTTGCATCTGACATTTTAGATAAATAAGTAAAGTGAAAGGTTTATTCGTTCTTTATTGGTATTATCAGTTATTTAGGAGATAAttgatttagtaatttttagtctttatctattttatatatactttataaaacataacacAAATTCATAACTTACATTTTTGAACTTGGTGATGGCGTAGTTCAGGGGTGTTAAATGGATGGGTTGGGTTAAAATTGGAAATATTACAATGGGTTGAAAAGAAATCAGGTTGGGCTTGATCCGCTCAAATTTACTTTGGCTCAAATGAGCTAAAAAATGGGTTGGATCTTGATCCGTCCAATTTGACCCgattaattttagttatttaacatattgatatttaacttttataatcacaatttgaagctccgttcaagaattttttgttaaaaaaaaaagtaacaaatggatagataaatcataaaaaaaaaagcaacaaaTCGATAATAATTGATACTGTAAATATAGGAACATATCTTAATACTAAGTTCTAAAACGGGTTGAAATTAGTGAttgaattgggctcaattgaGAATTTTCTTCAAATAGGTTAAGCTTGAATGTGTCGagattgaacccaattcaaattatcttgagcccaacccttaaaattctggACGGATTGGGCAAATTACCATGTTTGGGTTCATTTTTGACGGCCCTAGTGTAGTCGAAAGAAGTCAATCCATGAGATTTGTAAAACCAATGCGAATAATTTACTCTACCATTGAGCTTGTTAGTCATATGGTGCAGCAAAATGGTAGATTATcgaaaaaatatcttaattatgCTTCATAGTTATAATTTGTTAATTACAATTAGTAGCTACGTGTTATATgaaggagagtggcgagcgagattgggagaggaaaGAGAGAAGCGAGTGAGACAAGgtagagagtgggagagaggcgaATTGCGTATGCATATTTgtcaaaataattgtatatatgtaactgGTATACATACGTATTTGTATATCTGGTGAGTGaggagaggaaggagagaaaCGAGCGAGAATGGAAAAGGAAAGAGAGAGCCGAGCGAGAGAGGACAATAATTTATGTAATTCGCATCTCATTAATCAATTTCGGTTTGAAATGCGGttcaatatgattttttaacCATAAGCATTAACAACCCTATATAGAACTATTGATTCAATATAGAACTATTGATCAAAAAAGTCATACCATAATTCTATTTAAACACCACCTCCCTTGTTTCActtcacaataaaataaatttgagtaaTAAAGCATGAGTTTTTTGGTTCTTCAATGTTGGAAATTATCATCTCCATCTCTGATTTTACTACAAAATACATCAATATCCATGGGTGCATTCAAAGGTTAATTACTTATGGGATTTAATTAATCTAGTAGTTTTTGTTCATACTTTATATACGtacatatgaaaaaattaactaTTAATATTGTAGGtattcataaacttcaaatccCAATTTCGCCTCTGACAGTGTCTGCTCGTGGACTCAACAAGATTTCATGCTCACTCAGCTTACAAACCGAAAAGCTTTGTTCTgacaataatgataatgatcTTGATGAAGAACTTATGCCTAAACACATTGCTTTGATAATGGATGGTAATAGGAGATGGGCAAAGGATAAGGGTTTAGAAGTATATGAAGGTCACAAACATATTATTCCAAAATTAAAAGAGATTTGTGACATTTCTTCTAAATTGGGAATACAAGTTATCACTGCTTTTGCATTCTCTACTGAAAATTGGAAACGATCCAAGGTATTTGCTTTCGTACATTTTACTTTCTCTGTCCTAATTTATGTGGTGTTCATAATCGTACTTTGATCTTCAGAGTTAGATATTTTCCTGCATATTcttcatgtttttttaaaaattatgacttgTACTTTTATGTCgtttaatttcatttatgtaaatatttttatttcaaaatagttaaactatttttattttaattacttaCATTGgtgtactttttttaaaatgaacatttttTACCTCCTAAAATCCCAATTACAGAActcttaaaatttgaaagatacCATAAAAAAtgagacggagggagtattatatTTCTACGAGTacaattatttcatatatatagagagagtcAGATTTTTATACTAAACGTTGCTTAAGTATTTTGATGTATGGGGTGAAAAATGTAAATCTTTTTTAGCTCCGAGAGAAAtgtaatttgtttgttttgttttaatttgaattaagaaGTTTAACAAGTAATGAAGactttaaagtttattaaaacttaaaattaaagatatgtCAAATACATCTAAGTATCTTTTAATCTTATGATTCTTAAGGTGCGAAGTTTGAACTAACGATTCactaaaagaggaaaaaagtCATTCCTTTTGAAATgaactaaaacaaaaaatagaacAAATAAGTTGAGAcgaatgaatataatttattgaatttcTATTTGTGTTTCTTTTGCTGAAGTATATATAACCATTTATTTTGGTGCAGGGGGAGGTTGATTTCTTGTTGCAAATGTTCGAAGAACTCTATGATGAGTTTTCGAGGTActgaattttctaaattaaaatatagaaaaagggtacaaaatttccttatataatgtaaaattaattaaataaaaatattttgatctaAAAATATCCTCGTCAATAGTTAATCTAAAACACTCCTATTATTACTTAATGAGTCAAAATTGTCATTTTCCCAAATAAGTATATTgtatttgtttagttttaaaCACATTCTTTTGGtaataataattcttttattagCAAATACTTATACTTCTTCTAttagaaaaagattaaaaaataaaaatgcattcTATTTTGTTAGTGTTTTAAATTGTTATTGAAACAAAATTAATGATGAGGTTATTATgatcttttatatataaaatccaTATTATCAATTAAACAAAGGTACATttaatattctattttgatTGA is part of the Solanum pennellii chromosome 8, SPENNV200 genome and harbors:
- the LOC107028886 gene encoding dimethylallylcistransferase, chloroplastic codes for the protein MSFLVLQCWKLSSPSLILLQNTSISMGAFKGIHKLQIPISPLTVSARGLNKISCSLSLQTEKLCSDNNDNDLDEELMPKHIALIMDGNRRWAKDKGLEVYEGHKHIIPKLKEICDISSKLGIQVITAFAFSTENWKRSKGEVDFLLQMFEELYDEFSRSGVRVSIIGCKSNLPMTLQKCIALTEETTKGNKGLHLVIALNYGGYYDILQATKSIVNKAMNGLLDVEDINKNLFEQELESKCPNPDLLIRTGGEQRVSNFLLWQLAYTEFYFTNTLFPDFGEEDLKEAIMNFQQRHRRFGGHTY